The following are encoded in a window of Candidatus Fluviicola riflensis genomic DNA:
- a CDS encoding short chain dehydrogenase — MNNMKQVAWVTGASSGIGEEVCKQLAANGLRVILSARNEAKLHELKATLPFSSEHLVVPLDLEHSENFNELAKTIIAQTGRIDFLYNCGGLSQRAEAAETALDVDRRIMEINYFGTIALTKAVLPFMQQQKSGHIIAISSIAGKFGFYLRSAYSASKHALHGFFESLLLEEAKNNVHVTIACPGKINTPISMSALNSEGKAHGEMDHNQATGMPVDECVRILLKAVERRKKEVLIGNKEIKAVTLKRFFPKLFWRIIAKQSAT, encoded by the coding sequence GAACAACATGAAACAGGTTGCATGGGTTACGGGAGCTTCATCGGGAATTGGTGAAGAAGTATGCAAACAACTTGCAGCAAACGGATTGCGGGTCATTCTTTCGGCGCGAAATGAAGCGAAACTGCATGAGTTGAAAGCAACCCTTCCATTCAGTTCTGAGCATCTGGTTGTTCCACTCGATCTGGAGCATTCTGAGAATTTTAACGAGTTGGCCAAAACCATAATTGCTCAAACCGGCCGTATTGATTTTCTCTACAACTGCGGCGGATTAAGCCAACGCGCGGAAGCTGCGGAAACAGCACTAGACGTTGACCGCCGGATCATGGAGATCAACTATTTTGGAACCATTGCCTTGACTAAAGCCGTTTTACCGTTTATGCAACAACAGAAAAGCGGACATATTATCGCTATTTCGAGTATCGCCGGAAAATTCGGATTTTACCTGCGGTCGGCTTACAGCGCTTCGAAGCACGCCTTGCACGGTTTCTTTGAAAGTTTATTGCTCGAAGAAGCCAAAAACAACGTGCATGTGACAATTGCTTGTCCGGGCAAGATCAATACACCCATTTCGATGAGCGCGCTCAACAGCGAAGGAAAAGCACATGGTGAAATGGATCATAATCAAGCTACAGGAATGCCCGTTGATGAATGTGTGCGGATTCTACTGAAAGCGGTTGAACGACGCAAAAAAGAAGTGCTGATTGGCAACAAAGAAATCAAAGCTGTGACGCTAAAACGGTTTTTTCCAAAATTATTCTGGCGAATTATTGCGAAACAATCGGCTACGTAA